A single genomic interval of Gossypium raimondii isolate GPD5lz chromosome 11, ASM2569854v1, whole genome shotgun sequence harbors:
- the LOC105801865 gene encoding nuclear pore complex protein NUP98A isoform X1 has protein sequence MFGSTSPFGQSSSSPFASQSVFGQTNNANSNPFAPKPSFGSITPFGSQTGGSIFGGTSTGVFGSAQSSSPFSSTTAFGASSSPAFGSSMPAFGSSSTPAFGSSASSFGGSSVFGQKPAFGFGSTTTQSSPFGSTTQQSQPAFGSGIFGSSVPFGSSTPAFGATSTSAFGATSTPAFGATSAPAFGATSTPSFGATSAPAFGGTSTPAFGSMSTPAFGATSTPAFGSTGSPAFGSTGTAFGVSNAPVFGTGGTFGASSTPAFGTSSTPAFGGSSTPAFGASSSPSFSFGSAFGQSTPAFGSFGATSTPAFGSTSTPAFGATSTPAFGSTSIPAFGATSTPAFGSTGSPAFGSSGTAFGMSNASVFGTEGTFGASSTPAFGTSSSPAFGASSTPSFSFGSSPTFGQSTPAFGSSPFGTTAFGAQSSPFGSQSSTPAFGSTSFGQSPFGGQRGGSRVAPYSSTTEADGGSGTQPAGKLESISAMPVYKDKSHEELRWEDYQLGDKGGPNPASQPSAGIGFGVSTSPSNPFSTSSTFGQTSANPFSSTSTNPFSLKPPSFNSIGFTTSATTSNPFQSTSSSLFGQTSSMTTSIFSSSSTPTFGTGSSLFSSSVTPSFSTSLSIFGTSVTPATTPTFATGLNFSSSQTSPLFSSTPAIGQTGNAFGQVTSTFGQNTTNFGQTSIFNTPSTGFGGNMFSSSLSFAPSSSPAAFGSTTPPFSSPFQPAQTSGAFSFSNFGQSQPGGGSSIFGQSNIGLSYVSSTQSAAVAQPSTIANPYGTLPAMPQISIGRTGAAPSVQYGISSMPVVDKPAPVRILPLLTSRYLSQRRIRLPTRKYHPNNDSPKIPFFSDDEETPCVPKAGAVFIPRENPRSLVIRPTKSWPSRASAEKASPLKDASTPPHENGKFSNDGSNAEDKDENPAENGLVKERIHIIRSNQKANGVHDDYSTEKDDLYMTISGHRAGEAAIVYEHGADIEALMPKLRRFDYFTEPRIQELAAKERAEPGYCRRVKDFVVGRHGYGSIKFSGETDVRRLDLESLVQFNNREVIVYLDDSKKPPVGQGLNKPAEVTLLNIKCFDKKTRQQYTEGPRVEKYKNMLKRKAEEQGAEFLSYDPITGEWRFKVNHFSTYKLEDGDDDGEDKKHL, from the exons ATGTTTGGTTCAACTAGCC CTTTTGGGCAATCATCAAGTAGCCCATTTGCTTCCCAATCTGTTTTTGGCCAGACCAACAATGCAAATAGCAATCCATTTGCTCCAAAACCTTCCTTTGGTAGCATTACCCCTTTTGGATCACAAACAGGTGGTTCAATATTTGGGGGTACTTCTACTGGAGTGTTTGGCTCCGCCCAATCTTCTTCTCCCTTTTCCTCAACAACTGCCTTTGGTGCTTCATCATCTCCAGCTTTTGGAAGTTCCATGCCTGCTTTTGGATCTTCTTCTACTCCTGCATTTGGCAGTTCAGCATCATCTTTTGGTG GGTCTTCTGTTTTCGGTCAGAAGCCTGCATTTGGCTTTGGGTCTACTACTACTCAATCAAGTCCTTTTGGAAGCACAACGCAACAATCACAACCTGCATTTGGTAGTGGTATATTTGGTTCCTCTGTACCTTTTGGTTCCAGTACTCCTGCCTTCGGTGCCACGAGCACCTCTGCTTTTGGTGCCACAAGTACCCCTGCCTTTGGTGCCACGAGTGCCCCTGCTTTTGGTGCCACGAGTACCCCTTCTTTTGGTGCCACGAGTGCCCCTGCTTTTGGTGGCACAAGTACCCCTGCCTTTGGTTCCATGAGTACTCCAGCCTTTGGTGCCACAAGCACCCCTGCCTTTGGTTCAACTGGAAGTCCAGCATTTGGGAGCACTGGAACTGCATTTGGTGTGTCCAATGCCCCAGTCTTTGGAACAGGTGGCACATTTGGAGCATCAAGCACACCTGCTTTTGGCACTTCCAGCACTCCTGCATTTGGGGGTTCGAGCACTCCTGCTTTTGGAGCATCTTCAAGTCCATCATTCAGCTTTGGGTCAGCATTTGGGCAGTCAACACCAGCATTTGGTAGCTTTGGTGCCACGAGCACTCCTGCCTTTGGTTCCACAAGCACCCCTGCCTTTGGTGCTACCAGCACCCCGGCCTTTGGTTCCACAAGCATCCCTGCCTTTGGTGCTACCAGCACTCCGGCCTTTGGTTCAACTGGAAGTCCAGCATTCGGGAGCAGTGGAACTGCATTTGGCATGTCTAATGCCTCTGTCTTTGGCACAGAAGGCACATTTGGAGCATCAAGCACACCTGCTTTTGGCACTTCAAGCAGTCCTGCTTTTGGAGCATCTTCTACTCCTTCCTTCAGCTTTGGGTCTAGCCCAACTTTTGGCCAGTCCACACCAGCATTCGGTAGTAGTCCATTTGGAACCACTGCATTTGGAGCCCAGAGTTCTCCTTTTG GAAGTCAATCTTCTACACCAGCATTTGGAAGCACTAGCTTTGGCCAATCACCTTTTGGGGGTCAACGTGGGGGAAGTAGAGTAGCTCCGTACTCTTCTACTACTGAAGCAGATGGAGGGAGTGGTACACAGCCAGCTGGAAAATTGGAGTCAATATCAGCAATGCCTGTTTACAAAGATAAAAGTCACGAGGAGTTGAGATGGGAGGATTATCAGTTAGGAGATAAAG GTGGACCGAATCCAGCTTCTCAGCCTTCTGCAGGGATTGGCTTTGGTGTGTCAACTTCACCTTCAAATCCTTTCAGCACCTCTTCAACATTTGGTCAGACATCTGCAAATCCTTTTTCCAGCACAAGTACCAATCCATTTAGTTTAAAACCTCCATCCTTTAATAGTATAGGTTTTACAACCTCAGCAACTACATCAAATCCTTTTCAATCGACTTCATCAAGCCTTTTTGGGCAAActtcatcaatgacaacttcAATATTTAGTTCATCTTCCACTCCTACATTTGGAACTGGGTCTTCTCTTTTTAGTTCATCTGTCACTCCTTCCTTTTCAACTTCGTTATCCATTTTTGGCACTAGTGTAACTCCGGCAACAACGCCTACATTTGCTACTGGTTTAAATTTTAGCAGCAGTCAGACATCCCCCCTGTTCAGTTCTACCCCTGCAATTGGGCAGACAGGCAATGCTTTTGGGCAGGTGACCTCTACATTTGGACAGAATACTACTAATTTTGGTCAAACAAGCATTTTCAACACACCTTCCACTGGGTTTGGTGGGAATATGTTTTCAAGCTCACTATCTTTCGCTCCTTCTAGCAGCCCAGCTGCCTTTGGCTCAACAACT CcccctttttcttctccttttcagCCAGCTCAGACTAGTGGTGCTTTCAGTTTCAGCAATTTTGGTCAGTCACAACCAG GTGGTGGTTCAAGCATTTTTGGTCAGAGTAACATTGGCTTGTCGTATGT GTCTTCTACACAGAGTGCTGCTGTAGCGCAACCCTCGACTATTGCAAACCCCTATGGAACACTCCCTGCTATGCCACAAATCTCAATTGGTCGGACTGGGGCTGCCCCATCTGTTCAATATGGAATTTCTAGCATGCCT GTTGTGGACAAACCTGCTCCTGTTAGAATATTGCCCTTATTGACTTCTCGATACTTGTCGCAAAGGCGGATTAGGTTGCCTACAAGGAAATATCATCCTAATAATGATAGTCCGAAG ATTCCATTTTTCAGTGATGATGAAGAGACACCCTGCGTGCCTAAGGCCGGTGCTGTTTTTATTCCTAGGGAAAACCCAAGGTCTCTGGTCATTCGCCCCACAAAAAGTTGGCCGTCCAGAGCTTCTGCAGAGAAGGCATCACCATTGAAGGATGCATCCACACCGCCGCATGAGAATG GCAAATTTTCTAATGATGGCTCCAACGCTGAGGATAAAGACG AAAATCCTGCTGAAAATGGCCTTGTGAAGGAGCGAATTCATATCATCAGAAGTAACCAAAAGGCTAATGGAGTCCATGATGATTATTCTACTGAGAAAGATGACTTGTACATGACGATCAGTGGTCACAGAGCTGGTGAAGCAGCTATTGTCTATGAGCATGGGGCTGACATCGAGGCTCTAATGCCAAAGCTCCGCCGTTTTGACTACTTTACAGAACCTCGAATCCAAGAACTAGCAGCGAAGGAAAGGGCTGAACCAGGGTACTGTCGCCGTGTAAAGGATTTTGTCGTTGGGCGGCATGGTTACGGAAGCATCAAATTCTCGGGTGAGACCGATGTGAGACGTCTTGATCTGGAGTCCCTTGTCCAATTCAACAACCGTGAGGTGATTGTTTACTTGGATGACAGCAAGAAACCTCCTGTCGGACAAGGTCTTAATAAACCTGCTGAGGTAACACTTCTCAACATTAAATGCTTCGATAAAAAGACCAGGCAGCAGTATACAGAAGGGCCACGAGTCGAGAAATACAAGAACATGCTTAAGAGGAAGGCAGAGGAGCAAGGAGCTGAGTTTCTCTCCTATGATCCCATCACAGGAGAATGGAGGTTCAAGGTCAATCACTTCAGCACATACAAGTTGGAAGATGGAGACGATGATGGTGAAGATAAAAAGCACTTGTAA
- the LOC105801863 gene encoding uncharacterized protein LOC105801863 — translation MRRCTATARRNGTQSCLFRCEALAWSGICTLNYLVDQHDFITNWDDIEQIWYHTCHNEFHVDPQKHPVLLTEAPHNSKSKRQKMAEIMFENFKIPAMYIPIPAVISLHAAKRTTVTPPYLPPAWVMESLRNFQLLCRVILRLRLSHHRKNIIGASVLASHKTLPQMCISKAEYDESASIVVKN, via the exons ATGCGTCGTTGCACGGCCACCGCACGCCGGAATGGAACACAAAGCTGTCTTTTTCGGTGTGAAGCTCTGGCTTGGAGTGGTATTTGCACATTGAATTACCTTGTTGATCAACATGATTTCATTACCAATTGGGATGACATCGAACAAATCTGGTATCACACTTGCCATAACGAGTTTCATGTCGATCCCCAAAAACATCCCGTGCTCCTCACCGAAGCACCGCACAATTCCAAGTCCAAAAGGCAGAAAATGGCCGAGATAATGTTCGAAAATTTTAAGATTCCGGCCATGTATATTCCCATTCCGGCGGTGATATCGCTTCATGCTGCCAAGCGTACTACAG TGACTCCACCATACTTGCCCCCGGCGTGGGTGATGGAATCATTAAGGAACTTTCAGCTCTTATGCCGAGTGATATTGAGATTAAGGTTGTCCCACCACCGGAAAAACATTATCGGTGCATCAGTTTTGGCTTCTCATAAAACATTACCTCag ATGTGCATATCCAAGGCAGAATACGATGAATCAGCTTCGATCGTTGTTAAAAATTGA
- the LOC105801862 gene encoding 60S ribosomal protein L9: MKTILSSETMDIPDGVSIKVKAKVIEVEGPRGKLTRNFKHLNLDFHLIKDEETGKRKLRIEAWFGSRKTSAAIRTALSHVENLITGVTKGYRYKMRFVYAHFPINASITNGNKSIEIRNFLGEKKVRKVDMLEGVSIVRSEKVKDEIVLDGNDIELVSRSAALINQKCHVKNKDIRKFLDGIYVSEKGRVAEEE; this comes from the exons ATGAAGACTATACTTTCCTCCGAGACAATGGACATCCCCGATGGGGTTAGCATTAAGGTCAAGGCTAAGGTGATCGAGGTTGAAGGTCCAAGGGGTAAGCTTACCCGCAACTTCAAGCACCTCAACCTTGATTTCCATCTCATCAAGGACGAAGAGACCGGCAAGCGTAAGCTCAGGATCGAGGCTTGGTTTGGCTCCAGGAAGACCAGTGCCGCCATCCGTACAGCTCTTAGCCACGTTGAGAACCTCATCACCGGTGTCACTAAAGGATACCGTTACAAGATGAGGTTCGTCTACGCTCACTTTCCGATTAACGCCTCCATCACTAATGGCAACAAGTCGATCGAGATCCGTAACTTCCTTGGCGAGAAGAAG GTCCGTAAGGTGGATATGTTGGAAGGTGTTTCCATTGTTCGATCCGAGAAGGTTAAGGATGAGATTGTTTTGGATGGTAATGACATCGAACTTGTATCCCGATCTGCAGCTTTGATAAACCAG AAATGCCATGTGAAGAACAAGGATATTAGAAAGTTCCTTGATGGTATCTATGTTAGTGAGAAGGGAAGGGTCGCTGAAGAAGAATGA
- the LOC105801866 gene encoding 50S ribosomal protein L11, chloroplastic, which yields MASSLSTFHHLSSSFSPRTIDNAKLSSSFCPSPTTLSSNPNISIQFLNRKQPPFVSSTPRFLTVIAMAPPKPGGKAKKVVGLIKLALEAGKATPAPPVGPALGAKGVNIMAFCKDYNARTADKAGYVIPVEITVYDDRSFTFILKTPPASVLLLKAAGVEKGAKDPKQEKVGKITIDQLRAIATEKLPDLNCTTIESAMRIIAGTAANMGIDIDPPVLEPKKKELVL from the exons ATGGCATCTTCTTTATCCACTTTCCATCACCTCAGCTCTTCATTTTCACCCCGAACTATCGACAATGCCAAACTTTCATCTTCTTTTTGTCCTTCACCCACCACCTTATCTTCAAACCCCAACATTTCTATCCAATTCCTCAACAGAAAACAACCCCCATTCGTCTCTTCAACTCCAAGGTTCTTAACTGTTATCGCCATGGCTCCTCCTAAACCGGGTGGCAAAGCCAAGAAAG TGGTTGGGCTGATAAAATTAGCTCTGGAGGCAGGCAAGGCGACACCGGCGCCGCCTGTCGGACCGGCGCTTGGGGCAAAGGGTGTAAACATAATGGCCTTTTGTAAGGATTACAATGCTAGAACTGCTGATAAAGCTGGTTATGTTATCCCTGTCGAAATTACTGTCTACGAT GACCGAAGCTTTACTTTCATTTTGAAGACACCCCCTGCTTCTGTTTTGTTACTGAAGGCAGCAG GAGTGGAGAAAGGTGCCAAGGACCCGAAACAAGAGAAAGTGGGGAAGATCACGATCGATCAATTACGTGCAATTGCTACTGAAAAGCTACCTGATCTGAATTGTACAACCATTGAATCGGCTATGAGAATTATAGCCGGGACAGCTGCTAATATGGGAATTGACATCGATCCACCGGTTCTCgaaccgaaaaagaaagaattggTTCTGTAG
- the LOC105801865 gene encoding nuclear pore complex protein NUP98A isoform X2 — protein MFGSTSPFGQSSSSPFASQSVFGQTNNANSNPFAPKPSFGSITPFGSQTGGSIFGGTSTGVFGSAQSSSPFSSTTAFGASSSPAFGSSMPAFGSSSTPAFGSSASSFGGSSVFGQKPAFGFGSTTTQSSPFGSTTQQSQPAFGSGIFGSSVPFGSSTPAFGATSTSAFGATSTPAFGATSAPAFGATSTPSFGATSAPAFGGTSTPAFGSMSTPAFGATSTPAFGSTGSPAFGSTGTAFGVSNAPVFGTGGTFGASSTPAFGTSSTPAFGGSSTPAFGASSSPSFSFGSAFGQSTPAFGSFGATSTPAFGSTSTPAFGATSTPAFGSTSIPAFGATSTPAFGSTGSPAFGSSGTAFGMSNASVFGTEGTFGASSTPAFGTSSSPAFGASSTPSFSFGSSPTFGQSTPAFGSSPFGTTAFGAQSSPFGSQSSTPAFGSTSFGQSPFGGQRGGSRVAPYSSTTEADGGSGTQPAGKLESISAMPVYKDKSHEELRWEDYQLGDKGGPNPASQPSAGIGFGVSTSPSNPFSTSSTFGQTSANPFSSTSTNPFSLKPPSFNSIGFTTSATTSNPFQSTSSSLFGQTSSMTTSIFSSSSTPTFGTGSSLFSSSVTPSFSTSLSIFGTSVTPATTPTFATGLNFSSSQTSPLFSSTPAIGQTGNAFGQVTSTFGQNTTNFGQTSIFNTPSTGFGGNMFSSSLSFAPSSSPAAFGSTTPPFSSPFQPAQTSGAFSFSNFGQSQPGGGSSIFGQSNIGLSSSTQSAAVAQPSTIANPYGTLPAMPQISIGRTGAAPSVQYGISSMPVVDKPAPVRILPLLTSRYLSQRRIRLPTRKYHPNNDSPKIPFFSDDEETPCVPKAGAVFIPRENPRSLVIRPTKSWPSRASAEKASPLKDASTPPHENGKFSNDGSNAEDKDENPAENGLVKERIHIIRSNQKANGVHDDYSTEKDDLYMTISGHRAGEAAIVYEHGADIEALMPKLRRFDYFTEPRIQELAAKERAEPGYCRRVKDFVVGRHGYGSIKFSGETDVRRLDLESLVQFNNREVIVYLDDSKKPPVGQGLNKPAEVTLLNIKCFDKKTRQQYTEGPRVEKYKNMLKRKAEEQGAEFLSYDPITGEWRFKVNHFSTYKLEDGDDDGEDKKHL, from the exons ATGTTTGGTTCAACTAGCC CTTTTGGGCAATCATCAAGTAGCCCATTTGCTTCCCAATCTGTTTTTGGCCAGACCAACAATGCAAATAGCAATCCATTTGCTCCAAAACCTTCCTTTGGTAGCATTACCCCTTTTGGATCACAAACAGGTGGTTCAATATTTGGGGGTACTTCTACTGGAGTGTTTGGCTCCGCCCAATCTTCTTCTCCCTTTTCCTCAACAACTGCCTTTGGTGCTTCATCATCTCCAGCTTTTGGAAGTTCCATGCCTGCTTTTGGATCTTCTTCTACTCCTGCATTTGGCAGTTCAGCATCATCTTTTGGTG GGTCTTCTGTTTTCGGTCAGAAGCCTGCATTTGGCTTTGGGTCTACTACTACTCAATCAAGTCCTTTTGGAAGCACAACGCAACAATCACAACCTGCATTTGGTAGTGGTATATTTGGTTCCTCTGTACCTTTTGGTTCCAGTACTCCTGCCTTCGGTGCCACGAGCACCTCTGCTTTTGGTGCCACAAGTACCCCTGCCTTTGGTGCCACGAGTGCCCCTGCTTTTGGTGCCACGAGTACCCCTTCTTTTGGTGCCACGAGTGCCCCTGCTTTTGGTGGCACAAGTACCCCTGCCTTTGGTTCCATGAGTACTCCAGCCTTTGGTGCCACAAGCACCCCTGCCTTTGGTTCAACTGGAAGTCCAGCATTTGGGAGCACTGGAACTGCATTTGGTGTGTCCAATGCCCCAGTCTTTGGAACAGGTGGCACATTTGGAGCATCAAGCACACCTGCTTTTGGCACTTCCAGCACTCCTGCATTTGGGGGTTCGAGCACTCCTGCTTTTGGAGCATCTTCAAGTCCATCATTCAGCTTTGGGTCAGCATTTGGGCAGTCAACACCAGCATTTGGTAGCTTTGGTGCCACGAGCACTCCTGCCTTTGGTTCCACAAGCACCCCTGCCTTTGGTGCTACCAGCACCCCGGCCTTTGGTTCCACAAGCATCCCTGCCTTTGGTGCTACCAGCACTCCGGCCTTTGGTTCAACTGGAAGTCCAGCATTCGGGAGCAGTGGAACTGCATTTGGCATGTCTAATGCCTCTGTCTTTGGCACAGAAGGCACATTTGGAGCATCAAGCACACCTGCTTTTGGCACTTCAAGCAGTCCTGCTTTTGGAGCATCTTCTACTCCTTCCTTCAGCTTTGGGTCTAGCCCAACTTTTGGCCAGTCCACACCAGCATTCGGTAGTAGTCCATTTGGAACCACTGCATTTGGAGCCCAGAGTTCTCCTTTTG GAAGTCAATCTTCTACACCAGCATTTGGAAGCACTAGCTTTGGCCAATCACCTTTTGGGGGTCAACGTGGGGGAAGTAGAGTAGCTCCGTACTCTTCTACTACTGAAGCAGATGGAGGGAGTGGTACACAGCCAGCTGGAAAATTGGAGTCAATATCAGCAATGCCTGTTTACAAAGATAAAAGTCACGAGGAGTTGAGATGGGAGGATTATCAGTTAGGAGATAAAG GTGGACCGAATCCAGCTTCTCAGCCTTCTGCAGGGATTGGCTTTGGTGTGTCAACTTCACCTTCAAATCCTTTCAGCACCTCTTCAACATTTGGTCAGACATCTGCAAATCCTTTTTCCAGCACAAGTACCAATCCATTTAGTTTAAAACCTCCATCCTTTAATAGTATAGGTTTTACAACCTCAGCAACTACATCAAATCCTTTTCAATCGACTTCATCAAGCCTTTTTGGGCAAActtcatcaatgacaacttcAATATTTAGTTCATCTTCCACTCCTACATTTGGAACTGGGTCTTCTCTTTTTAGTTCATCTGTCACTCCTTCCTTTTCAACTTCGTTATCCATTTTTGGCACTAGTGTAACTCCGGCAACAACGCCTACATTTGCTACTGGTTTAAATTTTAGCAGCAGTCAGACATCCCCCCTGTTCAGTTCTACCCCTGCAATTGGGCAGACAGGCAATGCTTTTGGGCAGGTGACCTCTACATTTGGACAGAATACTACTAATTTTGGTCAAACAAGCATTTTCAACACACCTTCCACTGGGTTTGGTGGGAATATGTTTTCAAGCTCACTATCTTTCGCTCCTTCTAGCAGCCCAGCTGCCTTTGGCTCAACAACT CcccctttttcttctccttttcagCCAGCTCAGACTAGTGGTGCTTTCAGTTTCAGCAATTTTGGTCAGTCACAACCAG GTGGTGGTTCAAGCATTTTTGGTCAGAGTAACATTGGCTTGTC GTCTTCTACACAGAGTGCTGCTGTAGCGCAACCCTCGACTATTGCAAACCCCTATGGAACACTCCCTGCTATGCCACAAATCTCAATTGGTCGGACTGGGGCTGCCCCATCTGTTCAATATGGAATTTCTAGCATGCCT GTTGTGGACAAACCTGCTCCTGTTAGAATATTGCCCTTATTGACTTCTCGATACTTGTCGCAAAGGCGGATTAGGTTGCCTACAAGGAAATATCATCCTAATAATGATAGTCCGAAG ATTCCATTTTTCAGTGATGATGAAGAGACACCCTGCGTGCCTAAGGCCGGTGCTGTTTTTATTCCTAGGGAAAACCCAAGGTCTCTGGTCATTCGCCCCACAAAAAGTTGGCCGTCCAGAGCTTCTGCAGAGAAGGCATCACCATTGAAGGATGCATCCACACCGCCGCATGAGAATG GCAAATTTTCTAATGATGGCTCCAACGCTGAGGATAAAGACG AAAATCCTGCTGAAAATGGCCTTGTGAAGGAGCGAATTCATATCATCAGAAGTAACCAAAAGGCTAATGGAGTCCATGATGATTATTCTACTGAGAAAGATGACTTGTACATGACGATCAGTGGTCACAGAGCTGGTGAAGCAGCTATTGTCTATGAGCATGGGGCTGACATCGAGGCTCTAATGCCAAAGCTCCGCCGTTTTGACTACTTTACAGAACCTCGAATCCAAGAACTAGCAGCGAAGGAAAGGGCTGAACCAGGGTACTGTCGCCGTGTAAAGGATTTTGTCGTTGGGCGGCATGGTTACGGAAGCATCAAATTCTCGGGTGAGACCGATGTGAGACGTCTTGATCTGGAGTCCCTTGTCCAATTCAACAACCGTGAGGTGATTGTTTACTTGGATGACAGCAAGAAACCTCCTGTCGGACAAGGTCTTAATAAACCTGCTGAGGTAACACTTCTCAACATTAAATGCTTCGATAAAAAGACCAGGCAGCAGTATACAGAAGGGCCACGAGTCGAGAAATACAAGAACATGCTTAAGAGGAAGGCAGAGGAGCAAGGAGCTGAGTTTCTCTCCTATGATCCCATCACAGGAGAATGGAGGTTCAAGGTCAATCACTTCAGCACATACAAGTTGGAAGATGGAGACGATGATGGTGAAGATAAAAAGCACTTGTAA